CCGCTGCTGGATTGAGGTCTCGACCGCTGACCAGGCGCCACTGTCGGCCCGCTCGCCAATGGCACGGCTTCGGGTGCAGGAGCGCGCAAGGCCAGCGACACCAATGCCTACGGGCAACAGCCGCATCGCTGGCGAACTCGCCGGCTTCGCAGCGCGATTGCTACCCCCATCAGAACGGTCCTGGTACGCAGAGGAGTATCAGTCTGAGCTCCACATTCTCGCCGAGGAAGGAGCCTCCCGCAGAGAGCAGGTACTGCACGTTGTGCGGGTACTCGTCCGCGCGCTCCCGCTGTATCTCGAGGTGACCGGTCGGGCCGTGAGATGGGCAGGCGCGGTCGCCAACCTTAGGATAGATAGGACGCTGAGCTGGCTTGTAGCCACCGAGCTCAGGGTTTGCAAGGTGGTGCTCACCGCTGCCGGAGTGATGGCAGCTTTCGCCTTCGGTGCCGGCGGGCTGCGCTCCTTACTGGAACGCGGTGAACTGATCGCTACATTGCTTGCTACGTTCGGCGCGGGCGGTGTGTGGCTTCATAAGGCGCTGAAACGCGCGAAAGCCGAAAAGTTCAAACAACCCCCGGAAGGCCAATAGGAGACGGCTCGCCTGGTCATCGAATCCTTGGACTGGCCGAGCATCCGTTCGTTTCTCGCCGAAGAGTGCAACGCCTATTTCGGCGTTACTTGGCACGGAATCGGGAGCAACTTGCCCCGTTCGCCTACGGTGAGTTCGCGGACTGACCGCGCTTAAAGCCGACCGGCGGATTCGCGAGTCCTAACCGAACGAGCTGCTGATATGGGCCCGACTACCACCCCACGAGTCATCCGCACATGCCGCCGAGCGCGCGACGTGCGCTCGTCGCCCGACGGGACTCACAGCAGGGCCTGCGTCCAGAGGTCGGTATGCCGGTCAAGGTAATCGGTGGTGGCGCCCCAGTACTGTCCGTCTTCGTCCCAGATCTGCGCCCAAGGACGTACGCCGCGTTCCGCGGCGCGGCGCAGTAGGTTCATACATCGCCCGGGCGCGGCGTCCCAGCATCGGTACGAGCAGCTCCCGGTTTCCGGCGTCCAAGCCGTAGCCGTCGACGAACGCAGCCAGCCGCTCTGCGGCCACCGCCGGCGGCCGATCCGGCCGCAGACCCGCCATGCTCTGCGCCGCGTACGCCACTTCCCACAGCCGGGAACCCGGCGCGGCGACGTCCCAGTCGATCAGCACCCAACCCCGCGGCGACCGCACCAGATTCCACGGCGCAGCATCGTGATGACAGATCAAGTCTTCACGATCAGGCTCGATCACCCGATTCCACACCGACGATCGAGGCGGCTGGAAGCCTTCCACCGCGCGGTGGAAGTCGGCGAGGAACGCGCCGATCTCCCGCAGCTCCGGCACCGTGTACGTTCCGGTGTGATCCCCGACCTCGCCCGGCACATACTCCAGCACCTGCCGGTTCCGGTCGTCCCGGCCTAGCGGGCGCGGCGCACCAGCAAATCCGACCGTCTCCAGATGCGCAAGCAGCGCATCAACTGCATCAGTCCATGGCCCGGATGGACGGCGAACGGTGTCACCTACCCGAACCACTCCTTCGGTGGCGTGACCGTCCAAAGGCTGCTCGACGTCCGAGTCCATGGCTCCGATTCTGTGCGACCTGACCATCACGAGCGACTACCAAGTCGATGCACTCACGTGCCGAGATTTTCGACGCGGGTGGGGGTCACACGCCGATCGCGGTGGCTGCGACTGCGTACCTGTTGGCTTCCTCATCCAGGTCCCCGTTGCCGAGTTCAGTCTCGAGGCGCTCGTTGGTCGTGGCCATGCGGAAGAGCAGGCCGCGGGCGACGGCGGCCGCGGAGACGTTGACCTCGCTGGGCAGTGACGGGTCGGCGTCATGCCAGCACAGCGCGTCGGCCACGACGATTCCCTCGGCGAACGCGGGTGGCCGCCAGTAGGGCGAGATGTCGATGATGGCCGGCGCGCGACCTTCGGCAAACAGAACGTTCTGGGTCAGATCCGCATGCACGATCTGCGACCGGCCGAGCGGTCGGAGCGCGTCCTGAAGTCGTCGTGCGAGGTCGGCGAACTCCCGCCGGAACCGGATCGTGCGCTCGCCCCATACCGCTCGATCGGCCCGGGCCCACCAGTCCTGCCGGTCACCTAGAAAGCGCGGCCGAGGCAGATCAGCGGTGGCCCGATGGAAGGCCCGGCCGGCGGTGAGGATCGCCTGCCAGGCCGAGACGGCCGAGTAGTCCGGCTCCACGCCGTCGATCCACTGGCTAGCAGACCACCCCTGGTACTGCCAGGCGCCGTCGCGTGACGCGACCGGCATCGCCACACGAAACCCCTCGGCCGTGAGGTGCGGCAACGCGGCGGCTAGCCATTCCTGGAGCGGACCGGCGTCCGGCTTCAGTACGAGGTCGCCTGCGCGCCACGACGCGCCTTGACCGCCGGTCAGCGGGGTGGGCGGCTCCCGAACGCCGAACGCGTGCAACACGGTCTGAGAAGGCGGCTCGTTGAGCGACACGAATCGACGATAGGGCCATACGATCTCGGCCAAGCAG
The sequence above is a segment of the Cryptosporangium aurantiacum genome. Coding sequences within it:
- a CDS encoding phosphotransferase produces the protein MDSDVEQPLDGHATEGVVRVGDTVRRPSGPWTDAVDALLAHLETVGFAGAPRPLGRDDRNRQVLEYVPGEVGDHTGTYTVPELREIGAFLADFHRAVEGFQPPRSSVWNRVIEPDREDLICHHDAAPWNLVRSPRGWVLIDWDVAAPGSRLWEVAYAAQSMAGLRPDRPPAVAAERLAAFVDGYGLDAGNRELLVPMLGRRARAMYEPTAPRRGTRRTSLGADLGRRRTVLGRHHRLP